A genome region from Panicum virgatum strain AP13 chromosome 4K, P.virgatum_v5, whole genome shotgun sequence includes the following:
- the LOC120702912 gene encoding uncharacterized protein LOC120702912, translating to MADGGGCSGRPAPGTNMPRDGLARGLEVEAALTAEAAWELKEAVASMAAGSLDMDVDSPPHLPVETSANKDNLDGEEQSLQASAAMSLEESNRRINRLIAMHKKLSEANMASLPSQVEKRKRSTSAVNASNIVHISETDQTSFPTPISSVHKRSKRVGSKKSLVWKHFDTGLRGQDPIATCKYCGFQ from the exons atggcggacggcggcggctgcagcggacGACCGGCGCCTGGGACGAACATGCCGCGCGAcggcctcgctcgaggcctcgAGGTGGAGGCCGCGCTCACAGCCGAGGCAGCGTGGGAACTGAAGGAGGCTGTTGCGTCCATGGCTGCCGGGTCCTTGGACATGGATGTGGACTCACCACCGCATCTCCCCGTAGAGACCTCTGCTAACAAG GATAACCTGGATGGTGAAGAACAATCTTTACAAGCATCTGCTGCAATGTCCTTAGAAGAAAGCAATCGCAGGATCAATAGATTAATTGCCATGCATAAGAAGTTATCAGAAGCAAATATGGCATCATTGCCATCTCAAGTCGAGAAGCGGAAGAGGTCAACTTCAGCAGTTAATGCTTCAAATATTGTACATATAAGCGAAACAGATCAAACCAGCTTTCCCACTCCGATCTCTTCAGTTCACAAGAGAAGCAAAAGAGTTGGGTCAAAAAAATCACTTGTTTGGAAGCATTTTGATACAGGATTGAGGGGACAGGATCCTATTGCAACATGCAAATATTGCGG ATTTCAGTGA